The Brassica napus cultivar Da-Ae unplaced genomic scaffold, Da-Ae ScsIHWf_1267;HRSCAF=1811, whole genome shotgun sequence genome has a segment encoding these proteins:
- the LOC125596707 gene encoding glutathione S-transferase T3-like, translated as MDSRNPLNPYGQSPSLVGLLNSQNFPFESYQAGVHFGESQQSSEIPPFSSQETETPVGSNKERKKWTPAADEVIISAWINTSKDPVVGNSQKLGTFWSRVGEYYAASPHAVQSGDPREHLNIKQRWHKINDFTNKFCAAYAAAERQITSGQSENDVLKVAHDIYFADHKKKFTLEHAWCLKLYQINN; from the coding sequence ATGGATTCAAGGAATCCATTGAATCCATATGGTCAGTCCCCTAGTTTAGTCGGCCTCCTTAACAGTCAGAACTTTCCTTTTGAAAGTTATCAAGCGGGTGTCCACTTTGGAGAATCACAACAGTCATCAGAGATCCCTCCTTTTAGTTCACAAGAAACCGAGACACCAGTGGGCTCTAATAAGGAGAGAAAGAAGTGGACACCAGCTGCTGACGAGGTTATAATCAGCGCTTGGATAAACACGTCTAAGGATCCGGTTGTAGGAAATTCACAGAAGCTAGGGACTTTCTGGTCCCGAGTTGGTGAATATTATGCTGCATCTCCACATGCAGTACAGAGTGGTGACCCAAGAGAGCATCTCAATATAAAGCAGAGGTGGCACAAGATTAACGATTTCACTAACAAGTTCTGTGCTGCATATGCAGCAGCAGAGAGACAGATCACCTCTGGTCAAAGTGAGAACGATGTTCTCAAGGTGGCGCACGACATCTACTTCGCTGATCACAAGAAGAAATTTACTCTAGAGCATGCGTGGTGTCTCAAACTCTATCAAATCAACAATTGA
- the LOC111212869 gene encoding uncharacterized protein LOC111212869, translated as MIGDLNEITCHDEKAGGRQRPASSFLPFKQMLNDCGMLEFPFTGDMLSWVGKRAGGSTVRCPLDRAIGNTDWHEKFPHSAVKYMRLWGSDHRPILADILIKPTRRSKKFKFDKRWLDNEELRQVILEGWKSPDLPPNASIMEHISSCRRALSEWRRKNNVNSAKLVEELKEKVEGLYADDNATTEEIAAALKELSDALKAEEMFWKQKSRVFWLREGDRNTKFFHALTKQRRARNKITQLLDENGNIVEDEEGLVAIATSYFRQIFESSNPEEIEEALAQVPTTITGDMNANLTAPVSAWEVKLALFAMHPEKAPGPDGMTALFYQKFWDIVKEDLTLMVNKFLFEGVMASGLNDTNICLIPKVTRPNAMAQFRPISLCNVSYKIISKVLCQRLKKVLPGLISETQSAFVAGRQISDNVMIAQEMFHALRTKPSGRNKRMAIKTDMSKAYDRMEWSFIEAVLRKMGFSETWISWVMRCITSVKYKVLMNGEPRGNITPEVMKVVRRYGKASGQCINFDKSSLLFGKRINATTRQEIKDALGIQNEGGMGTYLGIPEDISGSKCKLFAFLKDKLMHRVNGWIGRWLSKGGKEVLIKSILLALPTYVMSTFLLPLEICENLASAIGQFWWSSNPPKRGIHWAKWEKVCLPREEGGIGFRMIHEFNLALLAKQLWRLVQFPDSLVARVLRGRYYRLSSPLRANAVTSPSYVWTSISGARKLLLLGIRQKIHSGYEVKVWEDPWIPSTPARPAVPIAPVMHPNMRVSDLIDQGVKEWDVGLLENYVHPEDIPFIRSLAISSTHRRDTFCWDFTRNGQYTVKSGYWVAQNLLKVAEEKDVLEPITRNLVRRNMRCDNYCPRCGEVEETVTHAIFECPPALQVWSLSSTPTGPNIFPLSSVYANMDYLFWRKNSIIGPEQDRDPYPWIIWYIWKGRNEKLFRGIDRDPLDLVRHAESECHAWFDANEVVQLVAHDNINEEPQVVRLGNICLLDGSWKSSANFSGSGWAWMDSSGNTQLMGTRNLPRRESALHSEVEALRWAMESMLQYSNCQSFGTDCKKLIAMVFHISGNTIDADQKLTRDLEKLTTDLSGLVTGMVKPSVDILT; from the exons ATGATAGGAGATCTTAATGAAATAACATGTCATGATGAGAAAGCAGGAGGAAGACAACGTCCTGCTAGttcttttcttccttttaaGCAGATGCTTAATGATTGTGGTATGCTAGAATTTCCTTTCACAGGTGATATGCTTTCTTGGGTGGGGAAGAGGGCAGGAGGATCAACAGTCCGATGTCCTTTAGACAGAGCTATAGGAAATACAGACTGGCATGAGAAGTTTCCCCACTCGGCAGTAAAGTACATGAGGCTATGGGGATCGGATCATCGTCCGATTCTTGCAGATATACTCATAAAGCCAACGAGAAGATCCAAAAAGTTTAAGTTTGACAAAAGATGGTTGGATAATGAAGAGCTACGGCAAGTTATCCTTGAGGGATGGAAATCTCCTGATCTTCCTCCCAATGCGTCTATCATGGAACATATCTCCAGCTGCAGGAGAGCCTTGAGTGAATGGCGAAGGAAAAATAATGTCAATTCGGCAAAACTAGTGGAGGAGCTTAAAGAAAAGGTAGAAGGATTGTATGCAGATGATAATGCCACAACTGAAGAAATTGCAGCAGCCCTAAAAGAACTCTCAGATGCCCTTAAAGCAGAAGAGATGTTCTGGAAGCAGAAGAGTCGGGTGTTTTGGTTGAGAGAAGGAGatagaaatacaaaatttttcCATGCCTTGACGAAGCAAAGAAGAGCAAGGAATAAGATCACACAGCTCCTAGATGAGAATGGAAATattgttgaggatgaagaaggactagtagccattgctactagttaTTTTAGGCAAATTTTTGAATCGTCGAATCCAGAGGAAATTGAGGAGGCATTAGCTCAAGTTCCAACAACGATTACTGGTGATATGAATGCCAACCTTACAGCCCCGGTCTCTGCATGGGAAGTCAAATTAGCGCTTTTTGCCATGCATCCAGAGAAGGCCCCAGGaccagatgggatgactgcGCTTTTTTACCAGAAATTCTGGGATATAGTAAAAGAGGATTTAACtcttatggttaataaattcCTGTTTGAGGGGGTAATGGCGAGTGGActgaatgatacaaatatatgtcttaTCCCGAAGGTAACAAGGCCAAATGCAATGGCTCAGTTTAGGCCCATTAGTCTGTGCAATGTCAGctacaagataatctctaaggtcttatgccagagGTTAAAAAAAGTACTACCAGGCTTGATATCGGAaacccagtcagcctttgttgctgggAGACAGATTTCAGATAATGTTATGATCGCTCAGGAAATGTTCCATGCATTGCGAACAAAGCCAAGTGGGCGGAATAAAAGGATGGCCATCAAGACagacatgagcaaagcatatgataggatggagTGGTCCTTTATTGAAGCTGTCCTGCGTAAGATGGGATTCTCAGAGACTTGGATCAGCTGGGTCATGCGATGCATTACATCGGTGAAATATAAAGTTCTCATGAATGGAGAGCCAAGAGGGAATATTACTCCAG aagtaatgaaagtagtcagaAGATATGGCAAAGCATCTGGTCAATGTATCAACTTTGATAAATCGTCCTTACTCTTCGGTAAGCGGATTAATGCAACCACTAGACAAGAGATCAAAGATGCACTTGGGATACAGAATGAAGGTGGAATGGGAACATACTTGGGCATCCCCGAAGACATAAGCGGATCTAAATGCAAACTTTTTGCATTCCTGAAAGATAAGCTGATGcatagagtgaatggatggaTAGGTAGATGGCTCTCAAAAGGTGGAAAGGAAGTGTTGATTAAATCCATCCTGCTTGCTCTCCCGACATACGTCATGTCGACTTTCCTGCTCCCATTGGAGATATGCGAAAATTTAGCCAGTGCCATCGGccaattctggtggagctcgAATCCACCAAAGAGAGGTATACACTGGGCAAAATGGGAAAAAGTGTGTCTACCAAGAGAGGAGGGTGGAATTGGCTTCCGAATGATTCATGAGTTCAATCTGGCGCTTCTGGCTAAACAACTATGGAGACTAGTACAGTTCCCTGATTCTCTTGTCGCTCGAGTTTTACGGGGAAGATATTATAGATTGAGTTCTCCCTTGAGAGCAAACGCTGTAACCAGCCCATCCTATGTGTGGACTAGCATTTCTGGTGCaagaaaattgctattactggGCATTAGACAGAAGATTCATTCAGGCTATGAAGTTAAGGTATGGGAGGATCCATGGATCCCATCGACCCCCGCGAGGCCAGCTGTCCCCATAGCGCCTGTGATGCATCCTAATATGAGAGTAAGCGATCTTATTGATCAGGGAGTAAAGGAATGGGATGTGGGACTATTGGAGAATTATGTTCATCCTGAGGATATACCATTCATAAGGAGCTTGGCAATAAGTTCAACTCATCGTCGTGATACCTTCTGCTGGGACTTTACAAGAAATGGCCAATACACGgtcaaatctggatattgggtggctCAGAATTTATTAAAGGTAGCGGAGGAAAAGGATGTTTTAGAGCCAA taacgaggaaCTTAGTTAGACGTAATATGAGGTGCGATAATtattgcccaagatgtggagaagtGGAGGAGACCGTTACACATGCAATTTTTGAATGCCCACCAGCTCTTCAAGTGTGGTCTCTATCATCTACTCCGACAGGcccaaatatttttccgctTTCGAGCGTCTACGCAaatatggattatctattctggaggaaGAATAGTATCATTGGGCCAGAGCAAGATAGGGACCCatatccctggataatatggtacatttggaaaggtAGGAATGAAAAGCTCTTCAGGGGAATAGATAGAGATCCATTGGATCTAGTTAGAcatgcagagagtgaatgtcaCGCTTGGTTTGATGCTAATGAAGTGGTACAACTTGTGGCACACGATAATATAAATGAGGAACCCCAAGTCGTACGCTTGGGAAATATTTGCttgttagatggatcttggaaaTCTTCTGCTAACTTTAGTGGAAGCGGATGGGCATGGATGGATAGTTCAGGGAACACTCAACTTATGGGAACAAGGAACCTTCCCCGACGCGAATCAGCCTTACACTCggaagtagaagcactgcgGTGGGCGATGGAGAGTATGCTACAATATTCGAACTGCCAAAGCTTTGGGACAGACTGTAAGAAACTAATTGCAATG GTTTTCCACATTTCAGGCAATACTATAGATGCGGATCAGAAACTCACTCGTGACCTGGAAAAGTTAACCACTGACTTGTCTGGCCTTGTTACTGGAATGGTAAAGCCATCTGTTGACATTCTCACGTAA
- the LOC125596708 gene encoding uncharacterized protein LOC125596708 yields MSSSSPNDDEDCIVAVKFLGPQLSLCRPAQRDCKWSNIRITDPSFFSSHVMYSKRDGMFSMPASRGHYIGSWDLGRHIKEPKIQMLRLPDEDPIPEMTEKKWQRLESCCTKQHYLVESLHTDETFMVKWYTESHPITNNLWDHFLVLKIDKEGNAVYTKDIGHLCILLSKSEAICIPSKSNSKVKNSVYMLKEHEFAIVMISTNQKFGRTPFACSLPYYIPKRLLI; encoded by the coding sequence ATGTCCTCTTCTTCTCCTAATGATGATGAAGACTGCATCGTGGCTGTCAAGTTCTTGGGACCTCAGCTAAGCTTGTGCAGGCCTGCTCAGAGAGATTGCAAGTGGAGCAACATCAGAATCACAGACCCCAGCTTCTTCTCCTCCCATGTAATGTACTCCAAGAGAGATGGCATGTTCTCCATGCCCGCTTCTAGAGGCCACTACATCGGATCATGGGATCTTGGGAGACACATCAAGGAACCAAAGATTCAGATGCTGCGGCTTCCCGATGAAGATCCAATTCCAGAAATGACAGAGAAAAAGTGGCAGAGATTAGAGTCTTGTTGTACGAAGCAACACTACTTAGTGGAGTCGTTACACACTGATGAGACTTTTATGGTGAAGTGGTACACAGAAAGCCATCCCATTACCAATAATTTATGGGATCATTTCCTTGTGTTGAAGATAGACAAGGAAGGAAATGCTGTTTACACCAAAGACATTGGACATCTCTGCATTTTACTCTCCAAGTCTGAAGCTATTTGTATTCCATCTAAATCGAACAGCAAAGTCAAAAACAGCGTCTATATGTTGAAAGAGCACGAGTTTGCCATTGTCATGATCAGCACTAACCAGAAGTTTGGTAGAACACCTTTCGCTTGCTCCTTACCTTACTATATTCCGAAAAGACTACTAATATAG
- the LOC125596711 gene encoding uncharacterized protein LOC125596711, with product MSHLLRRLKRSFGVSHLTASYRSFSNHIFKVTPCGTTVRDGDVGYLAIYSYVDNLIDCTEKKVPMELAKGMGTIGASHGWVATLKNGTIRLQDDFDPYASYTDPKRIPLPPLVTLPHCQTQIVTNVAMSSSSPEDEDCIVAVKFLGPQLSLCRPAQRNCKWSNIRILDPSFFSSHVMYSKRDGLFSMPASGGNYTASCNLGRHVNEPKIQMLSYPKQRVFEDMYVKSTGTFFDKEFLRKFDWKYSDWSCRMEHYLVESSHTGETFLVKLSKDINPQDGRSELDKFLVLRIDKEGNAVYTKDFGGECICLPASCLHDKKPNCIYHLSDTSFGIKCMDDVWKERGGDLAFPGPFWFPPKLDTKGKRILSSGIQYPV from the coding sequence ATGTCTCATCTTCTCAGGCGGCTCAAGCGATCCTTCGGAGTAAGCCACCTCACCGCTTCTTATCGGAGCTTCTCTAATCACATCTTCAAAGTAACACCTTGTGGAACTACTGTGAGAGATGGTGACGTTGGATATCTAGCTATCTACAGCTACGTTGATAACTTGATAGACTGCACAGAAAAGAAAGTGCCTATGGAGTTAGCAAAGGGGATGGGAACAATAGGAGCATCCCACGGCTGGGTAGCAACTTTGAAAAATGGGACCATTCGTCTTCAAGATGACTTCGACCCCTATGCGTCGTATACAGACCCAAAACGCATTCCTCTGCCTCCTCTTGTAACTCTGCCTCATTGCCAAACCCAAATTGTAACCAACGTAGCCATGTCCTCTTCTTCTCCTGAGGATGAAGACTGCATCGTGGCTGTCAAGTTCTTGGGACCTCAGCTAAGCTTATGTAGGCCTGCTCAGCGAAATTGCAAGTGGAGCAACATCAGAATCTTAGACCCCAGCTTCTTCTCCTCCCATGTAATGTACTCCAAGAGAGATGGTCTGTTCTCCATGCCAGCTTCGGGAGGAAACTACACAGCATCATGTAATCTTGGGAGACACGTGAACGAACCAAAGATTCAGATGTTGTCGTACCCGAAACAACGCGTGTTTGAAGACATGTATGTAAAGAGCACGGGTACGTTTTTCGACAAAGAGTTTCTGAGAAAGTTCGACTGGAAGTACTCGGACTGGTCTTGCAGGATGGAGCACTACTTGGTGGAGTCGTCACACACAGGTGAGACTTTTCTGGTCAAATTGTCCAAAGATATCAACCCACAAGACGGGAGAAGTGAATTGGACAAATTCCTTGTGTTGAGAATAGACAAGGAAGGAAACGCTGTGTATACTAAAGACTTTGGAGGTGAGTGCATTTGTCTCCCGGCATCTTGTTTGCATGACAAGAAACCAAACTGCATCTATCATTTAAGCGACACGAGCTTTGGAATAAAATGCATGGATGATGTTTGGAAAGAGAGGGGTGGGGACCTAGCTTTCCCCGGTCCTTTTTGGTTCCCACCAAAGCTAGACACCAAAGGTAAACGTATCCTTTCTTCAGGTATTCAGTATCCAGTGTAA